One stretch of Methanobrevibacter ruminantium DNA includes these proteins:
- the glf gene encoding UDP-galactopyranose mutase — protein sequence IGVFMKYDYLIVGSGLFGSVFAYEMTKRGKKCLVIEKRDHIGGNVYTEEEYGINVHKYGAHIFHTDNKDIWNYINQFADFNRYTNSPVAKYKGELYNLPFNMNTFYQMWGVKTPEEAKAKIEEQKREANISEPKNLEEQAISLVGQDIYEKLVKGYTEKQWGRDCTDLPAFIIKRLPVRFTFDNNYFNDLYQGIPIGGYTKIIEKMLDGIEVRLNTDFFDNKEEFLSMAEKVLFTGMIDQYYDYCFGELEYRGLDFEFETLDMENYQGNAVINYTDRETPFTRIIEHKHFEGAESDKTVITREYPKAWEKGEEAYYPMNDERNSKLFAKYRELADKEDKLIFGGRLGMYQYFDMWKVIEEALKLANSL from the coding sequence ATTGGTGTATTCATGAAATATGATTATTTAATTGTAGGATCAGGTTTATTCGGCTCTGTATTTGCATATGAAATGACTAAAAGAGGCAAGAAGTGTTTAGTCATTGAAAAGAGAGACCATATTGGAGGAAATGTTTATACTGAGGAAGAATATGGTATAAATGTGCATAAGTATGGAGCACATATATTCCATACAGATAATAAGGATATTTGGAATTACATCAATCAATTTGCTGACTTTAATCGTTACACAAATTCCCCTGTGGCTAAATACAAAGGCGAATTATACAACCTTCCTTTCAATATGAATACCTTTTATCAGATGTGGGGTGTGAAGACTCCTGAGGAAGCTAAAGCAAAGATTGAAGAGCAAAAAAGGGAAGCCAATATCAGTGAACCGAAGAACCTTGAAGAGCAAGCTATTTCCCTTGTCGGACAAGACATCTATGAAAAGCTTGTAAAAGGATACACAGAAAAGCAATGGGGAAGAGATTGTACAGATTTACCTGCTTTCATCATTAAAAGATTGCCTGTTAGATTTACTTTTGACAATAACTATTTTAACGACTTGTATCAAGGAATTCCAATTGGGGGATACACAAAAATAATTGAGAAGATGCTTGATGGAATCGAAGTAAGATTGAATACTGATTTCTTTGATAATAAGGAAGAGTTTTTATCAATGGCTGAAAAGGTTCTCTTTACAGGAATGATTGATCAGTATTATGACTATTGCTTTGGAGAGCTTGAATACAGAGGGCTTGACTTTGAGTTTGAAACCCTTGATATGGAAAACTATCAGGGAAATGCAGTTATCAATTACACTGATAGGGAAACTCCTTTTACAAGAATAATTGAACATAAGCACTTTGAAGGTGCTGAATCTGACAAGACAGTTATTACAAGAGAGTATCCTAAAGCATGGGAAAAAGGAGAAGAGGCTTATTATCCTATGAATGATGAAAGGAATAGTAAACTCTTTGCTAAATATAGAGAATTGGCAGACAAGGAAGATAAGCTTATCTTTGGTGGAAGACTTGGAATGTATCAGTATTTTGATATGTGGAAAGTCATTGAAGAAGCTTTAAAATTAGCAAATAGTTTATAA
- a CDS encoding DUF4422 domain-containing protein has protein sequence MKIQVYVVSHSEEDIRDIDANDVYVPLFVGRDGKDNLSFVSDDTGDNISSKNSSYCELTGLYWMWKNSDADIIGLVHYRRYFANWRLGKRLERKDLEKIFEEYDIILPKKTTALLGSVYEDYGHWNYAKDLDLCEEVIAEQCPEYLESYKKVVNGKELYYYNMFIAKKEVIDPYCEWVFPILAEVEKRVDMTGYDDYQKRIYGFLTERLFDVWMDKQNLKVKESDLKLKGLRLIVYMWFVKIPIVRWVYVHIYAGLFHKAMRR, from the coding sequence ATGAAGATTCAAGTTTATGTAGTATCACATAGTGAAGAAGATATTAGAGATATCGATGCAAATGATGTTTATGTACCTCTTTTTGTAGGAAGAGATGGAAAAGACAACCTCAGTTTTGTCAGTGATGATACTGGGGACAATATTTCAAGTAAAAACTCTTCCTATTGTGAACTGACCGGTTTATACTGGATGTGGAAAAATAGTGATGCAGATATTATTGGTTTGGTTCATTATCGACGTTACTTTGCTAATTGGAGATTAGGAAAACGTCTTGAAAGAAAGGATTTGGAAAAGATTTTTGAGGAATATGACATTATTCTACCTAAAAAGACAACTGCACTTTTAGGTTCAGTTTATGAAGATTATGGTCATTGGAATTATGCAAAGGACCTTGATTTATGTGAAGAGGTAATTGCTGAACAGTGTCCGGAATATCTTGAAAGCTATAAAAAGGTCGTGAACGGTAAGGAACTTTATTACTACAATATGTTTATAGCTAAAAAAGAAGTCATTGATCCATATTGTGAGTGGGTTTTCCCAATTCTTGCTGAAGTTGAAAAAAGAGTGGACATGACTGGATATGATGATTATCAGAAAAGAATTTACGGATTTTTAACTGAAAGGCTTTTTGATGTATGGATGGATAAACAGAACCTTAAAGTTAAGGAATCTGATCTTAAATTGAAAGGTTTAAGGTTAATTGTTTATATGTGGTTTGTGAAAATACCTATTGTCCGATGGGTTTATGTGCATATTTATGCTGGTTTGTTTCATAAAGCTATGAGGCGTTAG